A window from Cyprinus carpio isolate SPL01 chromosome A11, ASM1834038v1, whole genome shotgun sequence encodes these proteins:
- the LOC109097295 gene encoding probable transmembrane reductase CYB561D1: MARGMRSSLDVEYSAVGEGLGMREFWLYVWLRRLAVVAAHIMSLGLVILTSILSRPGTSLFSWHPVCMSLGFCLCMTQGILLFSADGSPFCFKSRKWKVRLHWFFQAVLLVCGATGFGFMVASKNIKELPHFTSWHSLLGVATMAATVLQAICGVFLLFPKLISTHSFPRLRLYHATCGLVAYLLATITVISAMFTDWFQALVRDTIWYIFLLLPLFPALVVMNQITSAFLPKKKITS; the protein is encoded by the exons ATGGCGAGAGGGATGCGCTCGTCTCTGGATGTTGAGTACAGTGCGGTGGGAGAGGGGCTCGGGATGCGGGAGTTCTGGCTCTATGTGTGGCTGCGCAGACTGGCTGTGGTCGCTGCGCACATCATGTCACTCGGCCTGGTCATTCTCACATCCATACTGTCCAGACCAGGAACAA GTCTCTTCTCATGGCATCCTGTCTGCATGTCCCTTGGG TTTTGTCTGTGCATGACACAAGGGATCCTGCTTTTCTCCGCCGACGGCAGCCCGTTCTGCTTTAAATCGCGGAAGTGGAAGGTTCGTCTGCACTGGTTTTTCCAGGCTGTGCTGCTGGTGTGTGGAGCTACAGGATTCGGATTCATGGTGGCCAGCAAGAACATAAAGGAGCTTCCACACTTCACTTCCTGGCACAGCCTGCTGGGAGTCGCAACAATGGCCGCTACCGTGCTGCAGGCGATCTGCGGCGTCTTTCTCCTCTTCCCCAAACTCATCAGCACTCACTCGTTTCCTCGGTTGAGACTGTATCATGCCACCTGCGGTCTGGTGGCCTACCTGCTGGCCACCATCACCGTCATATCAGCCATGTTTACAGACTGGTTTCAGGCATTGGTAAGAGACACAATCTGGTATATATTCCTACTCCTCCCACTTTTTCCCGCCTTGGTGGTGATGAACCAAATCACTAGTGCCTTCCTGCCCAAAAAGAAGATTACTAGCTGA
- the LOC109097296 gene encoding zinc finger and BTB domain-containing protein 40-like translates to MELPNYSRQLMQQLHALRKEKQFCDCSILVAETTHPAHKLVLAASSMLFKSILEGSDSISIDTDLLSSQEFSSLLDMVYTGKLPPGKHNFTRLIAAADSLQMFDVAVGCKNILSVLMKQTSVETERMDPQVVKRDCVKESSESEQVNRDKNGFEEDSAVELISRNNYWCYKNNAEWMVVCGYADEVYQRLLNFVKVEKVLSAQTVLTLLEQLKCLNPDPGSVSEEQGNESRPEPKDSEAGVRWSGGLLDHVSQLSHHLSSVNNLSEILTNAVNRCINEVEKEAVLQCCSAPSSGEVVERLLCKLREMTISEETFLMLLHEVKESSSDLLQLLEALKDARDKPTEDSSGMDLLRIYQNRLIELNLDLQLIKQSLKMGLDMNANEKECIEALLAETGDAELVGRLISAALDGSLQALTVWRLLLWTETHSPELRLLMQEVKEKPNAQKLLQTSKYIDVLFKHKSLILETISDISLLEQGLDAMDHGTEHVSEFLQSCRRADGELESVQQTVERVLSRDSEFASSLCQLLSANQQNFPQLKDLRHTGPLSDSDCPARSEVEQDGSTADSEEDDGEDSKTKGRRKAVPVSYRCEWCNKTFDFKCRLIKHKKGCALAPGKEQRCSECSQAFPTLKSLHQHCMEVHGGPPAKKKKTELVPCDMCDKTFKHSSGLLYHKRTEHFEERPYACEECGAKFAATSSLKNHMRLHTGEKPFHCKHCDMSFSVAAALSYHTKKKHAEGKMYCCQYCSASFAQSFELTRHVRTHTGDKPYVCRECGKGFKQANGLSVHLQNFHNITEAHDCQKCRVSFSSLDELRQHIQEVHPKVRWILNCKTCKKAYQTLSGLWYHNRTAHPESASAQGNKAIKSLLQCDKCDKTFSNRNSLLKHQITSHTEVCLWKCVNCDRTLTSELELQQHVCSGQLSQICSVFSCMVCSLHCPSEPDFQQHFLSNHLQVMQEEAQTQAPSAQTVIRCEGAAGQEEEQVISLDQSQTEGSPQVFVASL, encoded by the exons ATGGAGCTCCCAAACTACAGCCGACAGCTCATGCAGCAACTGCATGCTTTACGAAAAGAGAAGCAGTTCTGCGACTGCTCCATCCTGGTGGCTGAGACCACGCACCCGGCTCACAAACTAGTGCTGGCGGCCTCCAGTATGTTATTTAAGTCTATTCTGGAAGGTTCTGACAGCATCTCGATCGACACAGATCTACTGTCCTCCCAAGAGTTTTCCTCTCTTCTGGACATGGTGTACACTGGTAAACTGCCTCCCGGTAAACACAACTTCACACGTCTCATCGCCGCTGCAGACAGCTTGCAGATGTTTGATGTGGCCGTTGGTTGTAAGAACATTCTCAGTGTCCTCATGAAGCAGACTTCTGTGGAAACCGAGCGGATGGACCCTCAAGTTGTAAAACGTGACTGTGTTAAGGAGTCATCTGAATCGGAACAGGTTAACAGGGACAAGAATGGTTTTGAAG AGGACAGTGCAGTTGAGTTGATCTCCCGAAATAATTATTGGTGTTATAAAAATAATGCTGAATGGATggtcgttt GtggatatgcagatgaggtttaCCAGCGCCTGCTAAACTTTGTGAAAGTTGAGAAAGTTCTGTCAGCTCAAACAGTCCTTACTTTGTTAGAACAGCTAAAATGTTTAAATCCTGATCCAGGATCCGTTTCAGAGGAGCAGGGGAATGAGAGCCGCCCCGAGCCAAAAG ATTCTGAAGCAGGTGTTCGGTGGTCTGGTGGGCTTTTAGACCATGTATCACAACTATCTCATCACCTTTCTAGTGTCAACAACCTCTCAGAGATTTTGACCAATGCGGTGAACAGATGTATAAATGAAGTGGAAAAAGAG GCAGTGCTGCAGTGCTGTTCTGCTCCGTCCTCTGGAGAGGTGGTGGAAAGGTTGTTATGTAAACTCCGAGAGATGACCATAAGTGAAGAAACCTTTCTGATGCTGCTGCATGAGGTGAAGGAAAGCTCCTCAGATCTGCTTCAGCTTCTGGAGGCCCTGAAAGACGCAAGGG ATAAACCAACGGAAGACAGCAGTGGGATGGATTTGTTGAGAATATATCAGAACAGACTCATAGAGCTGAATCTGGACCTCCAGCTCATCAAACAGAGCCTTAAAATGGGTCTAGATATGAATGCAAATGAGAAAGAG TGTATTGAAGCTCTGCTGGCAGAGACAGGAGACGCTGAGCTGGTTGGAAGGCTGATATCTGCAGCATTGGACGGTTCACTGCAGGCACTGACTGTTTGGAGGCTTCTGCTGTGGACAGAGACACACAGTCCAGAGCTGCGGCTTCTCATGCAGGAGGTCAAGGAGAAGCCAAACGCTCAAAAGCTTCTGCAGACCA gtAAATACATAGATGTGCTCTTCAAGCACAAATCACTCATTCTGGAAACAATCAGTGACATTTCCCTGCTCGAACAAGGTTTGGACGCAATGGATCATGGGACAGAGCATGTTTCTGAG TTTCTCCAGAGCTGTCGAAGAGCTGATGGTGAGCTGGAGTCAGTTCAACAGACTGTGGAGAGAGTTTTGAGTCGTGACTCAGAGTTTGCCAGTTCACTTTGCCAGCTGCTGTCTGCCAACCAGCAGAACTTCCCACAGCTGAAAGACCTCAGACACACTG gGCCTCTGTCGGATTCTGACTGTCCTGCAAGATCTGAGGTTGAGCAGGATGGATCTACCGCAGACTCTGAGGAGGATGATGGAGAAGATTCCAAAACAAAAGGCAGAAGAAAGGCTGTTCCTGTGTCCTACCGCTGCGAGTGGTGTAATAAGACGTTTGACTTTAAGTGCCGTCTGATAAAGCATAAGAAAGGCTGTGCCCTCGCGCCGGGGAAGGAGCAGCGCTGCTCAGAGTGTTCACAGGCGTTTCCGACGCTCAAGAGCCTTCACCAGCACTGCATGGAAGTCCATGGTGGCCCTCCGGCtaagaagaagaaaacagaacTAGTACCATGTGACATGTGCGACAAGACTTTCAAACACTCTTCAG GCCTTTTGTATCATAAACGCACGGAACATTTCGAGGAGAGGCCGTACGCGTGCGAGGAGTGCGGGGCGAAGTTTGCTGCCACCTCGTCTCTGAAAAACCACATGCGTCTACACACGGGagaaaaacctttccactgcaaaCACTGTGACATGAGCTTTTCTGTGGCCGCCGCGCTCTCCTATCACACCAAGAAGAAGCATGCTGAGG GTAAAATGTACTGCTGTCAGTACTGCTCGGCCTCATTCGCGCAGTCCTTTGAACTGACACGCCACGTCCGCACGCACACGGGAGACAAACCGTATGTCTGCAGGGAATGTGGCAAAGGCTTCAAACAAGCCAATGGGCTGTCCGTCCACCTGCAGAACTTTCATA ACATTACAGAAGCACATGACTGCCAGAAATGCCGGGTGAGTTTCTCTTCTCTGGACGAACTCCGACAGCACATCCAGGAGGTGCATCCGAAAGTGCGGTGGATCTTAAA CTGCAAGACGTGTAAAAAGGCCTATCAG aCGCTGTCTGGTCTGTGGTACCACAATCGTACGGCTCACCCTGAGAGCGCCTCTGCCCAGGGCAACAAAGCCATTAAATCGCTGCTGCAGTGTGACAAGTGTGACAAGACATTCAGCAACCGAAATAGTCTGCTAAAACACCAGATAACCAGTCACACAG aagtGTGCTTGTGGAAGTGTGTGAACTGTGACAGAACTCTGACGAGCGAGCTGGAGCTGCAGCAGCACGTGTGCAGCGGTCAGTTGAGTCAGATCTGCTCTGTGTTTAGCTGTATGGTCTGCTCTCTCCACTGCCCCTCTGAGCCTGACTTCCAGCAGCACTTCCTGTCCAATCATCTGCAGGTCATGCAAGAGGAAGCACAGACGCAGGCCCCCAGTGCTCAAACG GTGATTCGGTGTGAGGGTGCAGCCGGTCAAGAGGAGGAGCAGGTGATTAGCCTCGACCAGTCCCAGACTGAAGGGTCGCCGCAGGTGTTTGTGGCAAGTTTATGA